A genome region from Cerasicoccus sp. TK19100 includes the following:
- a CDS encoding alpha/beta hydrolase has protein sequence MSPTLFDPDVRVESDVTYLDPARAEKLDVYLPPADMPGPYPAVLLIHGGGWRILDKAQDREKNIGYTFAKAGYAVFSINYALNEITKDPVTGKIVSEKVVWPQNLFDCKTALRWIRRHASQYQVDGSRIATMGGSAGGHLATLVAATAKDEAMNRGGLYLEESNAVTCVLNFYGVTVPRDRWVACFRGATDAETEANMKACSPLTYLDDDFPPIFITHGSGDATVEVDYSREFVAELARRKLPYWYFEIGNAPHTYNLQPEHMDLRPLVLQFLKEQLAGR, from the coding sequence ATGTCCCCCACCTTGTTTGACCCCGATGTCCGCGTCGAATCCGACGTGACTTACCTTGATCCCGCGCGTGCTGAAAAGCTCGATGTCTATCTGCCGCCGGCAGACATGCCCGGGCCTTATCCGGCGGTGCTGCTGATCCATGGGGGCGGGTGGCGCATCTTGGACAAGGCGCAGGACCGCGAGAAGAACATCGGCTACACCTTTGCCAAGGCGGGCTACGCAGTCTTTTCCATCAACTACGCGCTCAACGAGATCACGAAAGACCCCGTCACGGGCAAGATTGTCTCGGAGAAAGTCGTCTGGCCACAGAACCTTTTCGACTGCAAGACGGCGCTTCGGTGGATTCGTCGCCACGCCAGCCAATACCAGGTGGACGGCTCGCGCATCGCGACGATGGGCGGCTCTGCGGGTGGTCACTTGGCCACGCTGGTCGCTGCCACCGCCAAAGACGAAGCGATGAACCGCGGTGGACTTTATCTGGAAGAGTCCAACGCCGTTACCTGCGTGCTGAATTTTTACGGAGTCACGGTTCCGCGTGATCGCTGGGTGGCCTGCTTCCGTGGGGCGACCGACGCGGAGACCGAAGCCAACATGAAGGCGTGCTCCCCGCTGACTTATCTGGACGACGACTTTCCGCCTATTTTCATCACGCATGGTTCGGGTGACGCCACGGTCGAGGTGGATTACTCCCGCGAATTCGTGGCCGAGCTCGCCCGCCGCAAGCTGCCTTACTGGTATTTTGAAATCGGCAATGCCCCGCACACCTACAACCTGCAACCCGAGCACATGGACCTCCGCCCGCTGGTTCTCCAATTCCTCAAAGAGCAACTTGCCGGGAGGTAG
- a CDS encoding glycerophosphodiester phosphodiesterase family protein: MTLTASATPLVVAHRGASADAPENTLAAFKLAWEQGADAIEADFRLSRDGQLVCIHDASTSEISTQIRNVHETDWAILREIDVGSWKDKRFAEERMPTLTEVLETVPSDKLAVIELKEDPNLVAPFLTELAESKFPINQLLVISFEPAIIKDIERQQPDIQTSLLISFRVTHNSVTPNIRSVMLLAKQVNADAVSLSAKGPLTPHNIQLLKDEGLDVHVWTVDQPPLAQYLATAGVDSITTNVPGVIAAALGTQP; the protein is encoded by the coding sequence ATGACACTCACCGCGAGTGCCACGCCTCTGGTCGTTGCTCATCGTGGTGCTTCCGCCGATGCGCCAGAGAATACCTTGGCCGCTTTCAAACTGGCCTGGGAGCAAGGGGCCGATGCCATCGAGGCTGACTTCCGCCTTTCCCGAGATGGGCAATTGGTGTGCATCCATGATGCCTCGACGAGCGAAATTTCAACGCAAATCCGTAATGTCCATGAAACCGACTGGGCAATACTCCGGGAGATCGATGTGGGCTCCTGGAAAGACAAGCGATTCGCCGAGGAGCGCATGCCGACGCTCACCGAAGTTTTAGAGACGGTGCCATCGGACAAACTAGCAGTCATCGAACTAAAGGAAGATCCAAATCTGGTGGCTCCGTTTTTAACCGAGCTTGCGGAGAGTAAATTTCCGATCAACCAGCTCCTGGTAATTTCGTTCGAACCAGCAATCATCAAAGACATCGAGCGGCAGCAACCGGACATTCAGACCAGCCTACTCATTTCTTTTCGGGTAACCCACAATTCGGTAACCCCCAACATCCGCTCGGTCATGCTACTGGCCAAGCAAGTGAATGCCGATGCGGTCAGCCTGTCCGCCAAAGGACCGCTCACGCCACACAATATCCAGCTACTGAAAGATGAGGGGCTCGATGTGCATGTGTGGACGGTGGATCAGCCGCCGCTTGCCCAATATTTGGCGACTGCCGGCGTCGACAGCATCACCACCAATGTGCCCGGCGTCATTGCAGCAGCCTTAGGAACGCAGCCCTAG
- a CDS encoding winged helix-turn-helix transcriptional regulator, with protein MEQAARSAPPPITIDPLQEQCGVRAALDVVRGRWKPFIMYELHMRRCRYSELQAAIPQVSAQALTKQLRELEHDGVVKRTVIDDSPVRVVYELTEFGWTLGDILDRLEEWGNDFLKRRNPGHQSQVCE; from the coding sequence ATGGAGCAAGCTGCCAGGAGCGCCCCACCTCCGATAACCATCGACCCATTGCAGGAGCAGTGTGGCGTGCGTGCGGCGTTGGATGTCGTGCGCGGGCGGTGGAAGCCGTTCATCATGTATGAGCTTCATATGCGGCGTTGTCGCTACTCGGAGCTGCAGGCGGCGATTCCACAAGTGTCGGCGCAGGCGTTGACCAAGCAACTGCGTGAGCTGGAGCACGATGGCGTCGTCAAGCGGACCGTGATCGACGACTCCCCGGTGCGCGTGGTTTACGAGCTGACGGAATTTGGCTGGACCCTGGGCGATATCCTGGACCGCCTCGAAGAGTGGGGTAATGACTTCCTGAAGCGGCGCAATCCCGGGCACCAGTCACAAGTTTGTGAGTAG
- a CDS encoding FMN-dependent NADH-azoreductase yields METLLVINSSGRRTRSITRRLTSRFIEQWRSAHPDGEVIERDVTATPPPVVTENWVAGAFSDPASHTAEHRAALAPSDEIIAEVKRADAIVIGSPIYNFGMPAQLKAWIDQLVRAGVTFGFDPSQDPAYQPLLESKPVTVIVSAGDGAMHPGGALWPMNHFEPHLQTVLGFIGLPDIEFIRVGYDEYQDERLKNSLATAEQRVAERATASSPAVC; encoded by the coding sequence ATGGAAACATTACTTGTCATCAACTCCAGCGGACGGCGCACGCGGTCCATCACGCGTCGGCTCACTAGCCGCTTCATTGAACAATGGCGCTCGGCGCACCCGGACGGCGAAGTCATTGAGCGCGACGTGACGGCCACACCGCCGCCCGTTGTAACGGAAAACTGGGTCGCCGGTGCATTCTCCGATCCCGCCAGCCACACTGCCGAGCATCGTGCGGCCCTCGCGCCCAGCGATGAGATCATTGCCGAGGTGAAGCGCGCTGACGCCATCGTGATCGGCTCGCCGATTTATAACTTTGGCATGCCGGCGCAGCTCAAGGCGTGGATCGATCAACTCGTCCGCGCGGGCGTTACCTTCGGCTTCGATCCGAGTCAGGACCCCGCCTATCAGCCTTTGCTGGAATCCAAGCCGGTCACGGTGATCGTCTCTGCGGGCGACGGCGCGATGCACCCCGGGGGCGCGCTTTGGCCGATGAATCACTTCGAGCCGCACTTGCAGACCGTACTTGGTTTTATCGGATTGCCGGACATTGAGTTTATCCGCGTTGGCTATGACGAATATCAGGATGAACGACTCAAGAATTCCCTGGCCACCGCGGAGCAACGGGTGGCGGAAAGAGCAACTGCCTCGTCGCCGGCCGTCTGCTGA
- a CDS encoding PEP-CTERM sorting domain-containing protein: protein MTGAAVSASAFTTVFSDGDFDPIWNTVMPTNGTTTDPDAGGGGSQTTSVSATGGNPGAFLDILLNIGSSNRIVGTFSWRDDFTIDPAAVGGITNISYSFDAKRGASNNPGNAQAFGMAIEQNGIHYYSYNANSLTDWNNYSDSDFTIGELAVYPGEQDEAAAGGFETPDFSASGAPITFGYMRLNSTVGAAAFIHGFMDNYSVTVDHVLVPEPSTYALALGAVMLVGVVVRRRR from the coding sequence ATGACTGGCGCCGCTGTGTCCGCAAGTGCGTTTACCACCGTTTTCTCGGACGGCGACTTCGACCCAATTTGGAATACCGTCATGCCGACCAATGGCACGACTACGGATCCCGATGCGGGTGGCGGCGGAAGCCAGACGACCTCGGTGAGCGCCACTGGCGGCAACCCGGGTGCCTTTCTCGATATACTTCTCAATATCGGCAGCAGTAACCGCATCGTGGGCACGTTTTCCTGGCGTGATGACTTCACCATCGATCCGGCGGCGGTGGGTGGCATCACGAATATCAGCTATAGCTTCGACGCCAAACGCGGCGCTTCGAACAATCCCGGCAACGCGCAGGCCTTCGGCATGGCGATCGAGCAAAACGGCATCCACTACTACAGTTACAACGCCAATTCTCTTACGGACTGGAACAACTATTCGGATAGCGACTTCACCATCGGCGAGCTCGCAGTCTATCCGGGCGAGCAAGACGAAGCCGCTGCCGGCGGATTTGAAACGCCTGACTTTTCCGCCTCCGGTGCGCCGATCACCTTTGGCTACATGCGCCTCAATTCCACGGTAGGCGCGGCGGCCTTTATTCACGGATTTATGGACAACTACTCGGTGACTGTGGACCACGTGCTCGTCCCCGAGCCATCCACGTATGCTTTGGCGCTCGGCGCTGTGATGTTGGTGGGCGTTGTCGTGCGCCGTCGTCGCTAA
- the udk gene encoding uridine kinase, with amino-acid sequence MTARIIGICGGTASGKTTLTRRLVEALSDRKVTVLEIDRFYRGPPVTSWDAPEALEEELLLPVVESLCEGRDVEVPVYDYHTHSRAGYEMFSADFELLIIEGLFPLHWPAIRERLDFSVFVDCPNDIRLARRLVRDIKERGRDVDNVVEQYLTSVRPMHERYVTPQKAMADIVVDGQDLEAALETVKARIDALFTS; translated from the coding sequence ATGACAGCACGCATCATCGGCATCTGCGGCGGAACGGCCAGTGGCAAGACGACGCTCACGCGGCGGCTGGTCGAGGCGTTGTCGGATCGCAAAGTTACCGTGCTGGAGATTGACCGCTTTTACCGTGGGCCGCCCGTAACCAGTTGGGATGCACCCGAGGCGCTGGAGGAGGAGCTACTCTTGCCGGTGGTGGAGTCGCTTTGCGAAGGGCGTGATGTGGAGGTTCCCGTCTATGATTACCACACGCACTCGCGGGCGGGGTATGAGATGTTTTCTGCCGACTTTGAGCTGCTGATCATCGAGGGCCTGTTCCCGCTGCATTGGCCCGCTATTCGCGAGCGGCTGGACTTCAGCGTGTTTGTGGATTGCCCGAACGACATTCGGCTGGCGCGCCGATTGGTGCGCGACATCAAGGAACGCGGCCGCGATGTGGACAACGTCGTTGAGCAATACTTGACCTCCGTCCGCCCCATGCATGAGCGCTACGTGACGCCGCAAAAGGCGATGGCGGATATCGTCGTCGACGGGCAGGATTTGGAAGCCGCGCTGGAAACCGTGAAAGCGCGGATTGATGCGCTTTTCACAAGCTAA
- a CDS encoding SAM-dependent methyltransferase: protein MPKCEPWLADIIQREGGAITFAQFMGFALYDPDHGYYGSQVRQVGKTGDFSTSATLCPAFGEAIARWAMARAEEDFPNGDFHLIEAGAGVGALAESVLKAWRALGGPAVPYSAVETSPGLRKALAPKARELGFTVHDGMPDALEAADGHAIIFSNELVDAFPARQLCWDGEDWREVGLRLQGDELVEGLLPFTDAVDADAPARPRDGQRIFIHPSYHAWLEAELADWRRGRMLTIDYGAAYPAGEVRAYRNQEGINGDAIYAHAGQQDLTCDVNFADLQRWGEQLGWQTVGLLPQVGFLEQWLPDAEARAKDDPALAFLANPFGAGGAFQTLEQRVEIG, encoded by the coding sequence ATGCCGAAATGCGAACCCTGGCTGGCCGACATCATTCAACGCGAAGGCGGCGCGATCACCTTTGCGCAATTCATGGGCTTCGCCCTCTACGACCCCGATCACGGCTACTACGGCTCGCAAGTGCGGCAAGTAGGCAAAACGGGTGATTTCTCCACCTCTGCCACCCTCTGCCCGGCCTTTGGCGAGGCCATTGCACGCTGGGCCATGGCGCGCGCCGAGGAAGATTTCCCCAACGGTGACTTTCACCTAATCGAGGCTGGTGCCGGGGTGGGCGCACTGGCTGAATCCGTGCTCAAAGCGTGGCGCGCGCTGGGCGGCCCGGCGGTCCCCTATTCCGCCGTGGAGACCTCCCCCGGGTTGCGCAAGGCGCTGGCACCCAAGGCCAGGGAACTCGGATTTACCGTCCACGATGGTATGCCCGACGCGCTCGAGGCAGCCGACGGCCATGCGATCATTTTTAGCAACGAGCTGGTGGACGCCTTTCCCGCGCGGCAACTCTGCTGGGATGGCGAGGACTGGCGCGAAGTCGGCCTGCGCCTCCAAGGCGACGAGCTCGTCGAGGGTCTCCTGCCGTTCACGGACGCTGTCGACGCCGACGCCCCCGCCCGCCCCCGCGACGGTCAGCGCATCTTCATCCACCCGAGCTACCATGCCTGGCTCGAGGCCGAGCTCGCCGACTGGCGCCGCGGCCGCATGCTAACGATTGATTACGGTGCCGCCTACCCCGCAGGCGAGGTCCGCGCCTACCGCAATCAGGAGGGCATCAATGGCGACGCGATCTACGCCCACGCCGGCCAGCAAGACCTGACCTGCGACGTCAACTTTGCCGACCTCCAGCGCTGGGGCGAGCAGCTCGGCTGGCAAACGGTCGGCCTACTCCCACAAGTCGGGTTCCTCGAACAATGGCTCCCCGACGCGGAAGCCCGCGCCAAAGACGACCCCGCCCTCGCCTTCCTTGCCAACCCCTTCGGCGCCGGAGGTGCCTTCCAGACGCTGGAGCAGCGGGTAGAGATTGGCTGA
- a CDS encoding DEAD/DEAH box helicase, giving the protein MTFDELNLLPAVVQAVREKGYENPTPIQAQAIPVVMEGKDVIGSAQTGTGKTAAFTLPLLSRLEKHSDKCPRALILEPTRELAGQVDDQLVFYGKHQDLTKCLIYGGVKYGAQLKALEEGADVVVATPGRLIDHIEQGNIDLSNLEILVLDEVDRMLDMGFIDQVTQIVRKCPKERQTLFFSATMADKILSLADWVLNDPVRVKIESNSKTADTVDHAIFPVDGIQKYDLLLAMLEKFDYNSVLVFTRTKMDADRVTRWLLDHDHKVATMHADRSQSERREALQGFKEGKYEILVATDIASRGLDISGVTHVINYNVPQNCEDYVHRIGRTGRAATEGEAFTLYSTDELAFLDAIERFIEKKIPRRKLEGFRYRTEPDLRVPGTAIARKKRNRGFNSKPGGFRR; this is encoded by the coding sequence ATGACATTTGATGAATTGAATTTGCTGCCGGCCGTGGTGCAGGCAGTCCGCGAAAAGGGTTACGAAAACCCGACCCCGATCCAAGCCCAGGCAATCCCTGTAGTGATGGAGGGCAAGGACGTGATTGGCTCTGCCCAGACCGGCACCGGTAAGACGGCCGCCTTCACGCTGCCACTGCTTTCCCGCCTTGAGAAGCACTCCGACAAGTGCCCGCGCGCGCTCATCCTTGAGCCGACGCGCGAGCTGGCTGGCCAGGTGGACGATCAACTCGTTTTTTACGGCAAGCACCAGGATTTGACCAAGTGCCTGATCTACGGCGGCGTGAAATACGGTGCCCAGCTCAAGGCGCTGGAAGAGGGTGCGGATGTCGTCGTGGCCACGCCCGGCCGCCTGATTGACCACATTGAGCAGGGCAATATCGACCTGTCGAACCTCGAAATCCTCGTGCTGGACGAAGTCGACCGCATGCTCGACATGGGCTTCATCGACCAGGTGACGCAGATTGTCCGCAAGTGCCCGAAGGAGCGCCAGACGCTCTTTTTCTCGGCCACCATGGCGGACAAGATTCTCTCGCTGGCCGATTGGGTGCTCAACGACCCGGTGCGCGTCAAGATCGAGTCTAACAGCAAGACGGCCGACACCGTCGACCACGCGATTTTCCCCGTAGACGGCATTCAAAAGTATGACCTGCTCTTGGCTATGCTGGAGAAGTTCGACTACAACAGCGTGCTCGTCTTCACCCGCACCAAGATGGACGCCGACCGCGTTACCCGCTGGTTGCTGGACCACGATCACAAGGTTGCCACGATGCATGCCGACCGCTCCCAGAGCGAACGCCGCGAAGCGCTGCAAGGATTCAAGGAAGGCAAATACGAGATCCTGGTTGCAACGGACATCGCCTCGCGCGGGTTGGATATATCCGGCGTGACGCATGTGATCAATTACAACGTGCCGCAGAACTGCGAAGACTACGTGCACCGTATCGGCCGCACGGGCCGCGCCGCGACTGAGGGCGAAGCTTTCACACTTTATTCCACGGACGAGCTGGCCTTCCTCGACGCCATCGAGCGCTTTATCGAAAAGAAGATTCCCCGCCGCAAGCTGGAGGGCTTCCGCTACCGCACCGAGCCGGATCTCCGCGTTCCCGGCACGGCCATCGCCCGCAAAAAGCGCAACCGCGGCTTCAACAGCAAGCCCGGCGGCTTCCGCCGCTAA
- the lpxB gene encoding lipid-A-disaccharide synthase, producing MPEPIQLPAPTQRADLLIVAGEHSGDQHAATLLKQLSSLKPGVNVCALGGEALREAGAQVIFDLVDHSVVGIAEVLKNYGFFKALFEQVVAWIQEHRPRAICFVDYPGFNLRLAERLVKEGLAAKGGGDIPLLYYISPQIWAWKGHRRFKMAKLLDSLAVIFPFEVDCYQDTDLPVKFVGHPFVASDFNLGIRYEPEAPILLLPGSRLTPVRRIFPVLIDAFIDYHAERASKRAVALYPSPAVKQLLEELIATRHKADQLIELRPAEADIAASATLTSSGTMSLKVALAGIPGRIVYRANPITYVMGRMLVKIPYLGISNILLDRPAYPEYLQGAAKPAVLARELAKLTDGAAAAESARQDARELRQLLGEGQDNAAAAWLAEFL from the coding sequence ATGCCTGAGCCCATCCAGTTGCCGGCACCAACCCAGCGGGCGGACTTGCTTATCGTCGCGGGGGAGCACTCTGGTGACCAGCATGCGGCTACGCTGCTCAAGCAGCTTAGCTCGCTGAAGCCCGGTGTCAATGTGTGCGCGCTGGGGGGCGAGGCATTGCGCGAAGCCGGGGCCCAGGTGATCTTTGACCTCGTCGATCACTCGGTAGTCGGCATTGCCGAGGTGCTGAAAAATTATGGGTTTTTCAAGGCGCTGTTTGAGCAGGTCGTCGCCTGGATTCAGGAGCACCGCCCGCGCGCAATCTGCTTTGTCGACTACCCGGGCTTTAACCTCCGCCTGGCCGAGCGCCTCGTCAAAGAAGGCCTCGCGGCCAAGGGCGGCGGCGACATCCCGCTGCTCTATTATATAAGCCCGCAAATTTGGGCGTGGAAAGGTCACCGCCGCTTCAAAATGGCAAAGCTGCTCGATTCACTGGCGGTCATTTTCCCATTCGAGGTCGACTGCTACCAGGACACCGATCTGCCGGTTAAATTTGTCGGCCACCCCTTCGTGGCGAGCGACTTCAACCTCGGCATCCGCTACGAGCCCGAGGCGCCAATCCTGCTCTTGCCGGGCAGTCGGCTAACGCCCGTGCGCCGCATCTTCCCGGTCCTGATCGACGCCTTTATCGACTACCATGCCGAGCGCGCCAGCAAACGCGCCGTCGCGCTTTACCCCAGCCCGGCCGTTAAGCAACTGCTGGAGGAGCTCATTGCCACCCGCCATAAAGCAGATCAGCTGATCGAGCTGCGTCCCGCCGAGGCGGATATCGCGGCCTCAGCCACGCTGACCAGCTCGGGCACGATGTCGCTCAAAGTCGCGTTGGCGGGCATCCCCGGGCGCATCGTTTACCGCGCGAATCCCATCACTTACGTCATGGGCCGCATGCTCGTAAAAATTCCGTATCTGGGCATTTCGAATATTCTCCTGGATCGCCCCGCCTACCCCGAATACCTGCAAGGTGCCGCCAAGCCTGCGGTGCTCGCGCGGGAGCTGGCGAAACTAACCGATGGCGCGGCGGCAGCAGAATCAGCGCGGCAGGATGCTCGCGAGTTGAGACAGCTACTCGGCGAAGGCCAAGACAATGCCGCAGCAGCGTGGCTGGCCGAGTTTTTATAG
- a CDS encoding Gfo/Idh/MocA family protein, which produces MPLPHIIPKLAGVSEKTAPLKCGVAGVGYLGQHHARLYAALPQTELVGIYDTDPKRAKKIAKEHGGQVFETLEELGAACDAISIVVPTDHHCAVAQILLKQGCHLLIEKPLCTSLEEAEIILSAAKEADRIVQVGHIEHFNPVMSFLEKYVTNPRFITCDRLAPFKERGLEVSVVLDLMIHDIGVILQLVKSPLERVDAVGVDVLTKTEDIANARLTFANGCVANINTSRVSLKPVREIRLFQSNAYLSLNFAEQKGHLIRKTKLGLRKKNVPIEKGEPLALELAGFAEAVQNQAAPKVSGELGKTALEVAIKVTEKIRESAAKGNLEL; this is translated from the coding sequence GTGCCATTGCCCCACATCATCCCCAAGCTTGCGGGCGTGAGTGAAAAAACAGCTCCCCTCAAATGTGGCGTCGCCGGCGTTGGCTACCTTGGCCAACACCATGCCCGCCTCTACGCAGCCCTGCCGCAGACCGAGCTGGTCGGCATTTACGATACCGACCCCAAGCGCGCCAAAAAGATTGCCAAAGAGCATGGCGGCCAGGTCTTCGAAACCCTGGAAGAGCTCGGTGCCGCGTGCGACGCGATCAGCATCGTGGTCCCGACCGACCACCACTGCGCGGTCGCCCAAATACTGCTCAAGCAAGGCTGCCATCTGCTAATCGAGAAGCCGCTGTGCACCAGCCTGGAGGAGGCGGAGATCATTCTGAGCGCCGCCAAGGAGGCCGACCGCATCGTGCAAGTGGGCCACATCGAGCACTTTAACCCCGTCATGTCGTTCCTCGAAAAATACGTGACGAACCCGCGCTTCATCACCTGCGACCGGCTGGCACCATTTAAAGAGCGCGGGCTGGAGGTGAGCGTCGTACTCGACCTGATGATCCACGACATCGGCGTGATCCTGCAACTGGTCAAGTCTCCACTGGAGCGTGTGGACGCAGTCGGCGTCGACGTATTGACCAAGACCGAAGACATTGCCAACGCCCGCCTGACCTTTGCCAACGGCTGCGTGGCCAACATCAACACCAGCCGCGTCAGCCTGAAGCCGGTGCGCGAGATTCGCCTCTTCCAGAGCAACGCCTACCTGTCGCTGAATTTCGCCGAGCAGAAGGGCCACTTGATCCGCAAAACCAAGCTCGGCCTGCGCAAGAAAAACGTCCCCATCGAAAAGGGCGAACCCCTCGCACTCGAGCTGGCCGGCTTCGCCGAAGCCGTGCAAAACCAGGCGGCGCCCAAGGTCAGCGGCGAGCTCGGCAAAACCGCACTCGAAGTCGCGATCAAGGTCACCGAAAAGATCCGCGAAAGCGCGGCGAAGGGGAATTTGGAATTATAA
- a CDS encoding heparinase II/III domain-containing protein has protein sequence MLLAILLLPLAVMAAPDWVDQPLATHPRLFLNEEIIKTLKANATGREADVYQEIKARVDRAMKQGQSIQFILHEGILVDAAIVAIVSGEEKYRQQAIEWLGEGIDHVEKLYAQRKALGWFSFQRMGLFMVYDWLYGNLTPEQRRDFGKRLMAHVEQINSGDVIPGENRYGFPAGGFYGTWNLFWYAGLTLHGEGIDDAKALEWIRRGYDDYQQLAEHRRETAGDDGGLAAPVYGYAMGAYPRAEWNFLHTVNSAYGRNLAAQFDYLPMLLNWVTWSIIVGEDGLYDYGYGDSHHTSNRFTDLKDVHLQQMRFFFQEDYPEYAQLAQYLAEINPSDRKGEYFWGDLYPLLLPETAAPVEAVGPDEAWPQARHFEEFGQFFMRSGFEPSDTYILFIAGAKNAGHKHFDEGHFTIFKQGFQAVDTGTRDKSDAASHKHITEYYNRTIAHNTLLIKMPDERFPHHWGKVPQGNDGGQNKTSGSEILSFQTNEYYTNIVADLTPVYSPKKVTQVIRQFLYLPPNHVVILDRVSSKEADYPKTWLLHTQTEPVGNGRQWSAQTDSGVMHVQTLLPTDAERMVIGGPGREFEVEGVNYPLSNKYIAKALMGDDAETFQDLPLGHWRVEVSPGQARESDVFLHVIEVGDRADAATMAPVDFRETAEAWFLKINQGQQAAIVRLSKTDPKGGGVRIERGGDIIFEEDFDGAIQPQQGIAKRTN, from the coding sequence ATGTTACTCGCGATCCTGCTGCTGCCCCTGGCGGTGATGGCGGCCCCGGATTGGGTGGATCAGCCTCTGGCCACTCATCCGCGCCTGTTTCTAAACGAGGAGATCATTAAAACGCTCAAGGCCAACGCCACCGGTCGCGAAGCGGACGTCTATCAGGAGATCAAGGCGCGTGTCGACCGTGCGATGAAGCAGGGGCAGAGCATCCAGTTTATCTTGCATGAAGGCATTCTGGTGGACGCGGCGATCGTGGCCATCGTCAGCGGCGAGGAGAAATACCGGCAGCAGGCCATCGAATGGCTTGGTGAGGGCATCGACCACGTGGAAAAACTTTATGCGCAGCGCAAGGCCTTGGGCTGGTTTTCATTTCAGCGCATGGGGCTCTTCATGGTCTATGACTGGCTTTACGGCAACCTGACTCCCGAGCAACGACGCGATTTCGGCAAACGACTGATGGCCCACGTGGAGCAGATTAACTCGGGCGACGTTATCCCCGGCGAGAATCGTTATGGCTTTCCGGCGGGCGGATTTTACGGCACGTGGAACCTCTTCTGGTATGCGGGGCTGACGCTTCATGGTGAGGGTATCGACGACGCCAAAGCGCTCGAGTGGATACGCCGCGGCTACGATGACTATCAGCAGCTCGCCGAGCATCGGCGCGAGACGGCAGGGGACGACGGGGGGCTGGCCGCGCCCGTTTACGGCTATGCAATGGGTGCCTATCCGCGGGCGGAATGGAACTTTCTGCACACGGTAAACTCCGCCTATGGCCGGAACTTGGCCGCGCAATTCGACTACCTGCCGATGCTGCTCAACTGGGTGACGTGGTCCATCATCGTCGGCGAGGACGGCTTGTATGACTACGGCTATGGCGACTCCCACCACACGAGCAACCGTTTCACCGACTTGAAGGACGTCCACCTGCAGCAGATGCGGTTTTTCTTCCAAGAGGATTACCCGGAGTATGCGCAGCTCGCGCAATACCTGGCCGAGATTAATCCATCTGACCGTAAGGGTGAATACTTCTGGGGCGATCTTTACCCGCTGCTCTTGCCGGAAACGGCGGCTCCGGTCGAGGCAGTCGGGCCGGATGAAGCCTGGCCGCAGGCACGGCACTTTGAGGAGTTTGGGCAGTTCTTCATGCGCTCTGGATTCGAGCCGAGCGACACGTATATTCTCTTCATCGCGGGGGCGAAAAACGCCGGGCACAAGCACTTCGATGAGGGGCATTTTACGATCTTCAAGCAGGGCTTCCAGGCAGTCGATACCGGCACGCGCGACAAGTCCGACGCCGCCTCGCACAAACACATTACCGAATACTACAACCGCACGATTGCCCACAACACGCTTTTGATTAAAATGCCCGACGAGCGGTTTCCACACCATTGGGGCAAGGTCCCGCAGGGCAACGACGGCGGGCAAAACAAGACGAGCGGCTCGGAGATACTCAGCTTTCAGACCAACGAATACTACACCAATATCGTCGCGGACCTGACCCCGGTTTACTCGCCGAAAAAGGTGACGCAGGTTATCCGGCAGTTCCTGTATTTACCGCCGAACCATGTGGTCATCCTCGACCGTGTTTCGAGCAAGGAAGCCGACTACCCGAAGACATGGCTGCTCCATACGCAGACCGAACCGGTGGGCAACGGGCGGCAGTGGTCCGCGCAGACGGACAGTGGCGTAATGCATGTGCAAACGCTGCTCCCCACCGATGCCGAGCGCATGGTGATCGGTGGCCCGGGGCGGGAGTTTGAGGTCGAGGGCGTGAACTATCCGCTGAGCAACAAATACATTGCCAAGGCGCTCATGGGCGACGATGCGGAGACGTTTCAAGATTTGCCGCTGGGCCATTGGCGGGTGGAGGTCTCGCCAGGCCAGGCGCGGGAGAGCGATGTGTTTTTGCACGTGATCGAAGTGGGCGATCGGGCGGATGCCGCCACGATGGCACCAGTCGATTTCCGCGAGACGGCGGAAGCGTGGTTCCTGAAAATCAATCAGGGTCAGCAGGCGGCGATTGTTCGCTTGAGTAAAACGGATCCCAAGGGCGGTGGCGTGCGCATTGAGCGCGGCGGTGATATTATTTTTGAAGAAGACTTCGATGGCGCGATCCAGCCGCAGCAGGGTATCGCCAAGAGAACCAACTAA